One genomic window of Micrococcus flavus includes the following:
- a CDS encoding ABC transporter substrate-binding protein, with protein sequence MDASRRTFLALGLAGLGSGLSACGAPPTTTPAAPSSTAVSPSPSAAPRPLVVGAPSRVLTRDPVRAWDSETFRVLRQVLEPLLGVDPDTGAPTLKLAEHALSEDALTHTLTLQRGLRFSDGTPCDAAAVVANVGRWSEAADGDPLPSAFVAAFGGGIADPDSAFAAVEADDDRTVRIHLSRPLRHLPAALGSPAFAVSSPASWAAADADGVSPAGTGPYRFADDAEAAAVVEALHMPGETTVLAPNPEHRRNLPGLPVAAVPAWGRASTRLRELRRGHADVIDVVAPGQLRPLVEAGTQVLPRDPFSVLYLGFNVDHPLMSSLYLRQAVAFAVDRPRLARSDVFLQGTAIADGLVPPALGVGVEDAPRYEINPERAGRLLEQAGYEDEPLELMHPAGVAWPCLPEPERVAAMVAEDLGVVGIHVRPVPVPPDQDYLRAVVERGSRALHLRGRDGLYRDAHAFLEPFARSGRAETRYLNPRVVEDVDAAASELDDERRRELHRRAHRALLLDLPALPLVHPISALATGPRVGSYPSSPQLDEPFDRIDLRI encoded by the coding sequence TTGGACGCCAGCCGTCGCACGTTCCTGGCCCTCGGCCTGGCCGGGCTCGGCTCGGGGCTGTCCGCGTGCGGCGCGCCGCCCACCACGACCCCGGCGGCCCCATCCTCCACGGCCGTCTCCCCCTCGCCGTCGGCGGCCCCGCGGCCCCTCGTGGTCGGCGCGCCCTCCCGGGTGCTGACCCGCGACCCCGTCCGCGCCTGGGACTCGGAGACCTTCCGGGTGCTCCGCCAGGTGCTGGAGCCGCTGCTGGGCGTGGACCCGGACACCGGCGCGCCCACCCTCAAGCTCGCCGAGCACGCCCTGTCCGAGGACGCCCTGACCCACACGCTCACCCTGCAGCGCGGGCTGCGCTTCTCCGACGGCACTCCGTGCGACGCCGCCGCGGTGGTGGCCAACGTGGGGCGCTGGTCCGAGGCCGCCGACGGCGACCCGCTGCCCTCCGCGTTCGTCGCGGCCTTCGGCGGCGGCATCGCGGACCCCGACTCCGCGTTCGCCGCCGTGGAGGCCGACGACGACCGCACCGTCCGCATCCACCTGTCCCGGCCGCTGCGGCACCTGCCGGCCGCCCTCGGCTCCCCGGCCTTCGCGGTATCCTCGCCCGCCTCCTGGGCCGCCGCGGACGCGGACGGCGTCTCCCCCGCCGGCACCGGCCCGTACCGGTTCGCGGACGACGCGGAGGCGGCCGCCGTCGTCGAGGCCCTGCACATGCCCGGCGAGACCACCGTGCTGGCACCCAACCCGGAGCACCGCCGGAACCTGCCGGGCCTGCCCGTGGCGGCAGTGCCGGCGTGGGGCCGGGCGAGCACCCGGCTGCGGGAGCTGCGCCGCGGCCACGCGGACGTGATCGACGTGGTGGCCCCCGGCCAGCTGCGCCCGCTCGTGGAGGCCGGCACGCAGGTGCTGCCCCGCGACCCGTTCTCCGTGCTGTACCTCGGGTTCAACGTGGACCACCCGCTGATGTCCTCGCTCTACCTGCGCCAGGCCGTGGCCTTCGCGGTGGACCGTCCGCGGCTGGCCCGCTCGGACGTGTTCCTGCAGGGCACCGCGATCGCCGACGGCCTCGTCCCGCCGGCGCTGGGCGTGGGCGTCGAGGACGCGCCGCGGTACGAGATCAACCCCGAGCGGGCGGGCCGGCTGCTCGAGCAGGCCGGCTATGAGGACGAGCCGCTCGAGCTGATGCACCCCGCCGGCGTGGCCTGGCCCTGCCTGCCCGAGCCCGAGCGGGTGGCGGCGATGGTGGCCGAGGACCTGGGCGTCGTCGGGATCCACGTGCGCCCCGTGCCCGTGCCCCCGGACCAGGACTACCTGCGCGCCGTCGTCGAGCGCGGCTCGCGCGCGCTCCACCTGCGCGGCCGGGACGGCCTGTATCGGGACGCCCACGCCTTCCTCGAGCCGTTCGCCCGCTCGGGCCGCGCCGAGACCCGCTACCTGAATCCCCGGGTGGTCGAGGACGTCGACGCCGCCGCCTCCGAGCTCGACGACGAGCGCCGTCGCGAGCTGCACCGGCGGGCCCACCGGGCGCTGCTGCTGGACCTGCCCGCCCTGCCGCTCGTGCACCCCATCTCCGCACTGGCCACCGGCCCGCGCGTCGGGTCGTACCCCAGCTCCCCCCAGCTCGACGAACCCTTCGACCGCATCGATCTGCGGATCTGA
- a CDS encoding malate:quinone oxidoreductase yields the protein MPTPSSSTHDVVLIGGGVMSATLGVMLQKLEPTWSIALYENLDQAGLESSDPWNNAGTGHAALCELNYSPMGKDGRVDTAKAKGINEQFWVSRQFWSSLVTEGVLKDPKGFINPLPHMSFVRGDDHAEYLRKRYEAMSAEPLFADMEHTEDHARINEWAPLLMDGRGADERVAASRVASGTDVDFGALTRQLVTALSAGGADVRFGHKVTGLARGTDGRWEVTVKNKAAGTSVTDRARFVFVGAGGGALGLLQNSGIPEIKGFGGFPVSGQFLRCTDEAVVDRHLAKVYGQAAVGAPPMSVPHLDTRFVNGKRSLLFGPYAGFSTNFLKSGSYLDLPLSVRPHNLPTMLNVAKDNMDLTKYLITEVLKSNEKKVDTLQEFYPAADGSEWELITAGQRVQVMKKKGKFGGVLQFGTEVVSHADGSIAGLLGASPGASTAAPIMVTLLERCFPAKSAAWEPRLKELIPSLGRTLNDDPRLLSDVRAATDAALQLG from the coding sequence GTGCCCACCCCCTCGTCCTCCACCCACGACGTCGTCCTGATCGGCGGCGGCGTCATGAGCGCCACCCTCGGCGTCATGCTCCAGAAGCTGGAGCCCACCTGGTCCATCGCCCTGTACGAGAACCTCGACCAGGCCGGCCTCGAGTCCTCCGACCCGTGGAACAACGCCGGCACCGGCCACGCGGCCCTGTGCGAGCTGAACTACTCGCCCATGGGCAAGGACGGCCGCGTGGACACCGCGAAGGCCAAGGGCATCAACGAGCAGTTCTGGGTCTCCCGCCAGTTCTGGTCCTCCCTCGTGACCGAGGGCGTGCTGAAGGACCCCAAGGGCTTCATCAACCCGCTGCCGCACATGTCCTTCGTGCGCGGGGACGACCACGCCGAGTACCTCCGCAAGCGCTACGAGGCGATGTCCGCCGAGCCGCTGTTCGCGGACATGGAGCACACCGAGGACCACGCCCGGATCAACGAGTGGGCCCCGCTGCTGATGGACGGCCGCGGCGCCGACGAGCGAGTGGCCGCCTCCCGCGTCGCCTCCGGCACGGACGTGGACTTCGGCGCCCTGACCCGCCAGCTGGTCACCGCCCTGTCCGCTGGCGGCGCCGACGTGCGCTTCGGCCACAAGGTGACCGGCCTGGCGCGCGGCACGGACGGCCGCTGGGAGGTCACCGTGAAGAACAAGGCGGCCGGCACCTCCGTGACCGACCGCGCCCGCTTCGTGTTCGTGGGCGCCGGCGGCGGCGCCCTGGGCCTGCTGCAGAACTCCGGCATCCCGGAGATCAAGGGCTTCGGCGGCTTCCCCGTCTCCGGCCAGTTCCTGCGCTGCACCGACGAGGCCGTGGTGGACCGCCACCTGGCCAAGGTCTACGGTCAGGCCGCCGTGGGCGCCCCGCCCATGTCCGTGCCGCACCTGGACACCCGCTTCGTCAACGGCAAGCGCTCCCTGCTCTTCGGCCCGTACGCCGGGTTCTCCACGAACTTCCTCAAGTCCGGCTCCTACCTGGACCTGCCGCTGTCCGTGCGCCCGCACAACCTGCCCACCATGCTGAACGTGGCCAAGGACAACATGGACCTGACCAAGTACCTGATCACCGAGGTGCTGAAGTCCAACGAGAAGAAGGTGGACACCCTGCAGGAGTTCTACCCGGCCGCCGACGGCTCGGAGTGGGAGCTCATCACCGCGGGCCAGCGCGTGCAGGTCATGAAGAAGAAGGGGAAGTTCGGCGGCGTGCTGCAGTTCGGCACCGAGGTCGTCAGCCACGCCGACGGATCGATCGCCGGCCTGCTCGGCGCCTCCCCGGGCGCCTCCACCGCGGCCCCGATCATGGTGACGCTGCTCGAGCGCTGCTTCCCGGCCAAGTCGGCCGCCTGGGAGCCCCGCCTGAAGGAGCTCATCCCCTCACTGGGCCGCACGCTCAACGACGATCCCCGGCTGCTCTCGGACGTGCGTGCCGCCACCGACGCCGCGCTCCAGCTCGGCTGA
- a CDS encoding efflux RND transporter permease subunit — protein MGALSRSSLSRRALVALVTVFIAVFGVLSAGQLKRELIPSLELPVISVSTTYPGASPEVVDAQVGEPLETALQAVEGLESSRSTSASSFNSVTLEFEYGTDLTRARSQVDRVISNLQAQLPEEAETTSFAGSVSDFPVVFLALSGDADLNELRRRAEDVLVPRLQKVDGVRGAQVIGGTEEFVSVVPDQAALAAAGLTAQDITTALEENAGLFPIGQVTADEVTYPVQAGAPVEDLDDLRAVTVVPAEDAASAPADAGGGGPGTPAPAPQRLGDVAEVSLGAADPASVTRTDGVETLSVSVTATPDADLVAVSTAVQEILPELESLAGDGARLSVVFDQAPFIEQSIDTLFVEGLLGLGMAVLVIAVFLLSARSTLVTAVSIPLSLLTALIGVAAFGYSLNTLTLGALTISIGRVVDDSIVVVENIRRHMGLGEDKRTAILTGTGEVATAITASTLVSVAVFLPIAFVGGLAGELFRPFAVTTTIALLASLLVALTIVPVLCWWFLRAPRTAEHAVGEADRPRAADDRLARAYRPVLRWTQRHAVATLAASVALLAGTAALIPLIPTNLLGDSGQNSFVVTAQQPSGTSLETTSRAAERIEEVLLSTEGVDTVQFTAGSAGGFLGGFGGQSSDEAQFTVTTDPDADQEALRDGVRGRLEALQDVGTVEVSAQQGPSGEQDVTVQVTAPDPESLDAAAESVAAQLRGVEGAREVSTAAARTRPTFQVDVDTQAAAEAGLTEEAVSGQVAAALQAVPIGDVRFGFEEFTVRLGDPSPVTSLQQLREVPVQTPSGPVALETLAEVSQEDVPSQVTSSNGERTAEVTVTPASDDLGAVAGRVSDVVEGLELPDGVTATVGGAATQQQETFRDLGLALLAAIAAVYVVMVATFNSLRQPFVLLVSIPFAATGVFLALLLTGTALGVATLIGVLMLVGIVVTNAIVLIDLINQYRRHRGLGLDEAIELGALNRVRPVVMTALATVLAMLPMALGVTGQGGFISQPLAVAVVGGLVSSTLLTLVLVPVLYRLTEARGERRLQAEREEAARAERERLEREAAERAAAGPSAAVPESTTGTGAAAARPVRSGLRGRISRAGTAMRSRLRRA, from the coding sequence ATGGGTGCTCTCTCTCGGTCCTCCCTGTCCCGGCGGGCGCTCGTGGCGCTCGTCACCGTGTTCATCGCGGTGTTCGGCGTCCTCTCCGCCGGTCAGCTCAAGCGGGAGCTCATCCCCTCGCTCGAGCTGCCGGTGATCTCGGTGTCCACCACCTACCCGGGCGCGAGCCCGGAGGTGGTGGACGCCCAGGTCGGCGAGCCCCTCGAGACCGCCCTGCAGGCGGTCGAGGGGCTCGAGTCGTCCCGCTCCACCTCCGCGTCCTCGTTCAACAGCGTCACGCTCGAGTTCGAGTACGGCACCGACCTCACCCGCGCCCGGTCCCAGGTGGACCGCGTGATCTCCAACCTCCAGGCGCAGCTGCCGGAGGAGGCCGAGACGACGTCGTTCGCCGGCTCCGTCTCCGACTTCCCCGTGGTCTTCCTCGCCCTCTCCGGCGACGCCGACCTCAACGAGCTGCGCCGCCGCGCCGAGGACGTGCTCGTCCCCCGCCTGCAGAAGGTGGACGGGGTGCGCGGTGCCCAGGTGATCGGCGGCACCGAGGAGTTCGTCTCGGTGGTCCCGGACCAGGCGGCCCTGGCCGCCGCGGGCCTCACCGCCCAGGACATCACCACCGCGCTCGAGGAGAACGCGGGCCTGTTCCCCATCGGCCAGGTCACCGCGGACGAGGTCACCTACCCCGTCCAGGCGGGCGCGCCCGTCGAGGACCTGGACGACCTGCGCGCGGTGACGGTGGTCCCGGCCGAGGACGCCGCCTCGGCCCCGGCCGACGCCGGCGGGGGCGGTCCCGGGACGCCCGCGCCCGCGCCGCAGCGGCTCGGCGACGTCGCCGAGGTCTCCCTCGGCGCCGCCGACCCCGCCTCCGTGACCCGCACCGACGGCGTCGAGACGCTGTCGGTGAGCGTCACCGCGACCCCGGACGCGGACCTCGTGGCCGTCTCCACCGCCGTGCAGGAGATCCTGCCGGAGCTCGAGTCCCTGGCCGGGGACGGCGCCCGTCTCTCTGTGGTGTTCGACCAGGCCCCGTTCATCGAGCAGTCCATCGACACCCTCTTCGTGGAGGGCCTGCTGGGCCTGGGCATGGCGGTCCTCGTGATCGCGGTGTTCCTGCTCTCGGCCCGCTCCACCCTGGTGACCGCGGTGTCCATCCCGCTGTCCCTGCTCACCGCCCTGATCGGCGTTGCGGCCTTCGGCTACTCCCTCAACACGCTCACCCTGGGCGCGCTGACCATCTCGATCGGCCGCGTGGTGGACGACTCGATCGTGGTGGTCGAGAACATCCGCCGCCACATGGGGCTGGGCGAGGACAAGCGCACCGCCATCCTCACCGGCACCGGCGAGGTGGCCACGGCCATCACCGCCTCCACCCTCGTCTCGGTGGCGGTGTTCCTGCCGATCGCGTTCGTGGGCGGGCTCGCCGGCGAGCTGTTCCGGCCCTTCGCCGTGACCACTACGATCGCGCTGCTCGCGTCCCTGCTGGTGGCCCTGACCATCGTCCCGGTGCTGTGCTGGTGGTTCCTGCGCGCGCCGCGGACCGCCGAGCACGCCGTGGGCGAGGCCGACCGGCCGCGCGCGGCCGACGACCGCCTGGCGCGCGCCTACCGTCCGGTGCTGCGCTGGACCCAACGCCACGCCGTGGCCACCCTCGCGGCCTCCGTGGCCCTGCTGGCCGGCACCGCGGCGCTCATCCCGCTGATCCCGACCAACCTGCTCGGCGACTCCGGGCAGAACTCGTTCGTGGTGACGGCCCAGCAGCCCTCCGGCACGTCCCTCGAGACCACCTCGCGGGCCGCGGAGCGCATCGAGGAGGTGCTCCTGTCCACCGAGGGCGTGGATACGGTGCAGTTCACCGCGGGCAGCGCGGGCGGCTTCCTCGGCGGCTTCGGCGGCCAGTCCTCGGACGAGGCCCAGTTCACCGTGACCACGGACCCCGACGCCGACCAGGAGGCCCTGCGCGACGGCGTCCGCGGACGCCTCGAGGCCCTGCAGGACGTGGGGACCGTGGAGGTCTCCGCCCAGCAGGGCCCCAGCGGCGAGCAGGACGTGACCGTCCAGGTCACCGCCCCGGACCCGGAGTCGCTGGACGCCGCGGCGGAGTCCGTGGCGGCGCAGCTGCGCGGCGTCGAGGGCGCCCGTGAGGTCTCCACCGCGGCCGCGCGCACGCGTCCCACGTTCCAGGTGGACGTGGACACGCAGGCCGCCGCCGAGGCGGGCCTCACCGAGGAGGCGGTCTCCGGCCAGGTGGCCGCCGCCCTGCAGGCCGTGCCGATCGGGGACGTGCGCTTCGGCTTCGAGGAGTTCACCGTCCGCCTCGGCGACCCCTCCCCCGTGACCAGCCTGCAGCAGCTGCGGGAGGTCCCGGTCCAGACCCCGTCCGGTCCGGTGGCGCTCGAGACGCTGGCCGAGGTCAGCCAGGAGGACGTGCCGTCCCAGGTGACCTCCTCGAACGGCGAGCGCACCGCGGAGGTCACCGTGACCCCGGCCTCGGACGACCTGGGCGCGGTCGCCGGGCGGGTGTCCGACGTCGTCGAGGGCCTGGAGCTGCCGGACGGCGTGACCGCCACCGTGGGCGGCGCCGCCACCCAGCAGCAGGAGACGTTCCGCGACCTGGGCCTGGCGCTGCTGGCCGCGATCGCCGCGGTCTACGTGGTGATGGTGGCGACGTTCAACTCGCTGCGCCAGCCGTTCGTGCTGCTCGTGTCCATCCCGTTCGCCGCCACCGGCGTCTTCCTGGCGCTGCTGCTCACCGGCACGGCGCTGGGCGTGGCCACCCTGATCGGCGTGCTCATGCTGGTCGGCATCGTGGTGACCAACGCGATCGTGCTGATCGACCTGATCAACCAGTACCGGCGCCACCGCGGCCTGGGGCTGGACGAGGCGATCGAGCTGGGCGCCCTGAACCGCGTGCGCCCCGTGGTGATGACCGCGCTGGCCACCGTGCTGGCCATGCTGCCGATGGCCCTGGGTGTCACGGGTCAGGGTGGGTTCATCTCCCAGCCGCTGGCCGTGGCCGTGGTGGGCGGCCTGGTGTCCTCCACCCTCCTCACCCTGGTGCTCGTGCCGGTGCTGTACCGGCTCACCGAGGCCCGGGGGGAGCGTCGCCTCCAGGCCGAGCGCGAGGAGGCCGCCCGCGCGGAGCGGGAGCGGCTCGAGCGGGAGGCGGCCGAGCGCGCCGCGGCCGGTCCCTCCGCCGCGGTCCCCGAGTCGACGACGGGCACCGGGGCCGCCGCGGCGCGGCCCGTCCGATCCGGTCTGCGCGGCCGGATCTCCCGGGCGGGCACCGCGATGCGGAGCCGCCTCCGCCGCGCCTGA
- a CDS encoding AAA family ATPase, with amino-acid sequence MRIHRIRLTGIGPYAETQDVDFDALNSAGLFLLDGPTGAGKSTVLAALCYALYGSVPGGRSPESLVTTLRPPGSVVPEVLVEFTVQGRRFEVLRSPRHARPKKRGAGTTTTQAAVSLRERQDGGWGAPLTRADEVGQQIADVLHLDAEQFMQVVMLPQGQFARFLTASSEERRRLLRRLFGTQRFDGVEEHLKAESARLDTRVAADARVAQSARDQLREAAREELGEDWHEPAPYPEEDEALLALVVDRAEAAHAAATARQAEAEAAETAARTGLEQLHRTAQALQAAAGWAERETAHRATAEATAADRAAVEGHRRAEAVVTAAVRAEEATAAAAAAEGDARGARDRTEADTTAAGWLTAALAEHADEQRAVRAALQAGGSAAESIAAAVRDRDRSAGLQAQQQAAAQRRAAIVGERRTAEEEHTACAEEVAALRGEVEAGAARLGAQESVEAELAAARGRLTAAETAAARAAEVEAAEQAHRKAGAAEERAVRKRLDLLRARYEQAASELAAQLEDGEPCPVCGAVEHPRPAAPADGDAQVTEAAVQRAEKALDTAAAATAAAAAELSGGQARLQEARTAAGGLDPEQAAAAVETAEAATAELARAQRELAATRRRLTAAQTRQEAAAARLAALTTEDGRLEEQSVQRAERIAELEEAVAAAAGGAEDLEARRDAVDAARPLLEALDEALTRRASAATLAAQADEALQATLAEKGFPDVAAARGARLEAGQVAAREETVQAFDREASALAALAATALVQDGRALREAETPAPDEERLSEAERRLEAAEALARERGAAVGSRAALVAAVRRQSAALREVLDRAADLIAEHERVAGLLALVRGAGENRLRMPLTSYVLAGRLEEVAAAATERLLRMTDDRYSLEYADEVGGRGTKGLELVVRDHYVDEVRHPSSLSGGETFMASLSLALGLADTVQAESGGIELDTLFVDEGFGSLDSQTLDVVMGVVDSLRSGGRTVGLVSHVERMRNDVPTRLAVTKDRRGSTLAVHDGD; translated from the coding sequence ATGAGGATCCACCGCATCCGTCTGACGGGCATCGGCCCCTACGCCGAGACCCAGGACGTCGACTTCGACGCGCTCAACAGCGCGGGCCTGTTCCTGCTGGACGGACCCACCGGCGCCGGCAAGTCTACCGTCCTCGCCGCGCTCTGCTACGCCCTCTACGGCTCCGTGCCGGGCGGACGCTCGCCGGAGTCCCTCGTGACCACGCTGCGGCCGCCCGGCTCGGTGGTGCCGGAGGTGCTCGTCGAGTTCACCGTGCAGGGCCGCCGCTTCGAGGTCCTCCGCTCGCCCCGCCACGCCCGTCCGAAGAAGCGGGGCGCGGGCACCACCACCACCCAGGCCGCCGTGTCCCTGCGCGAGCGGCAGGACGGGGGCTGGGGCGCCCCGCTGACCCGCGCCGACGAGGTCGGCCAGCAGATCGCCGACGTCCTGCACCTGGATGCCGAGCAGTTCATGCAGGTCGTCATGCTGCCCCAGGGCCAGTTCGCCCGGTTCCTGACGGCGTCCTCGGAGGAGCGGCGCCGGCTGCTGCGCCGCCTGTTCGGCACCCAGCGCTTCGACGGCGTCGAGGAGCACCTCAAGGCCGAGTCCGCCCGCCTGGACACGCGGGTGGCCGCCGACGCGCGCGTCGCCCAGAGCGCCCGCGACCAGCTGCGCGAGGCCGCCCGGGAGGAGCTCGGGGAGGACTGGCACGAGCCCGCCCCGTACCCCGAGGAGGACGAGGCGCTCCTGGCCCTCGTCGTCGACCGCGCCGAGGCCGCCCACGCCGCCGCGACGGCGCGGCAGGCCGAGGCCGAGGCCGCCGAGACGGCGGCGCGGACGGGGCTCGAGCAGCTGCACCGGACGGCGCAGGCGCTGCAGGCCGCCGCGGGCTGGGCCGAGCGCGAGACCGCCCACCGGGCCACGGCCGAGGCCACCGCCGCGGACCGTGCCGCGGTGGAGGGCCACCGCCGGGCCGAGGCCGTGGTGACCGCCGCCGTCCGGGCCGAGGAGGCGACCGCCGCCGCCGCGGCCGCCGAGGGAGACGCGCGCGGGGCGCGGGACCGGACCGAGGCCGACACCACGGCCGCCGGGTGGCTCACCGCCGCCCTGGCCGAGCACGCCGACGAGCAGCGGGCCGTCCGTGCCGCGCTCCAGGCCGGGGGCTCGGCCGCGGAGTCGATCGCCGCGGCCGTGCGGGACCGCGACCGCAGCGCCGGGCTGCAGGCGCAGCAGCAGGCCGCCGCGCAGCGCCGGGCGGCCATCGTGGGCGAGCGCCGGACGGCCGAGGAGGAGCACACCGCCTGCGCCGAGGAGGTGGCGGCGCTTCGTGGGGAGGTCGAGGCCGGAGCGGCCCGTCTCGGCGCCCAGGAGTCCGTGGAGGCCGAGCTGGCCGCCGCACGCGGCCGCCTGACGGCCGCCGAGACCGCCGCCGCCCGGGCGGCCGAGGTCGAGGCGGCGGAGCAGGCCCACCGGAAGGCCGGGGCCGCCGAGGAGAGGGCCGTGCGGAAGCGGCTGGACCTGCTCCGGGCCCGCTACGAGCAGGCCGCCTCCGAGCTGGCCGCGCAGCTCGAGGACGGCGAGCCGTGCCCGGTGTGCGGCGCGGTGGAGCACCCGCGGCCGGCTGCACCGGCGGACGGGGACGCGCAGGTCACCGAGGCCGCCGTCCAGCGGGCGGAGAAGGCCCTGGACACGGCCGCCGCCGCCACGGCCGCGGCCGCCGCCGAGCTGAGCGGGGGGCAGGCCCGCCTGCAGGAGGCCCGCACCGCCGCCGGAGGCCTGGACCCGGAGCAGGCCGCCGCCGCCGTCGAGACGGCCGAGGCGGCGACGGCGGAGCTGGCCCGCGCGCAGCGGGAGCTGGCCGCCACGCGCCGTCGGCTCACCGCCGCCCAGACGCGGCAGGAGGCCGCCGCCGCACGGCTGGCCGCACTCACCACGGAGGACGGCCGGCTCGAGGAGCAGTCCGTCCAGCGCGCCGAACGCATCGCCGAGCTCGAGGAGGCCGTCGCCGCGGCCGCCGGCGGGGCCGAGGACCTGGAGGCCCGCCGGGACGCCGTCGACGCCGCCCGCCCCCTCCTCGAGGCCCTGGACGAGGCCCTCACCCGTCGCGCCTCCGCGGCGACGCTGGCGGCCCAGGCCGACGAGGCCCTGCAGGCCACCCTCGCGGAGAAGGGCTTCCCGGACGTGGCCGCGGCCCGCGGCGCACGGCTCGAGGCCGGGCAGGTCGCCGCGCGGGAGGAGACCGTCCAGGCCTTCGACCGCGAGGCCTCGGCCCTGGCCGCGCTCGCCGCGACCGCGCTCGTCCAGGACGGGCGCGCCCTGCGCGAGGCGGAGACCCCGGCCCCGGACGAGGAGCGGCTCTCCGAGGCCGAGCGGCGGCTCGAGGCCGCCGAGGCCCTCGCCCGCGAGCGGGGCGCCGCCGTCGGGTCCCGTGCCGCCCTCGTGGCGGCGGTGCGCCGCCAGTCCGCCGCCCTGAGGGAGGTCCTCGACCGGGCCGCGGACCTGATCGCCGAGCACGAGCGGGTCGCCGGCCTGCTCGCCCTGGTGCGGGGCGCGGGGGAGAACCGCCTGAGGATGCCGCTGACCAGCTACGTGCTGGCCGGCCGGCTCGAGGAGGTCGCCGCCGCGGCCACCGAGCGACTGCTGCGGATGACCGACGACCGCTACTCCCTGGAGTACGCGGACGAGGTGGGCGGACGCGGCACCAAGGGCCTGGAGCTCGTCGTCCGGGACCACTACGTGGACGAGGTGCGGCACCCCAGCAGCCTCTCGGGCGGGGAGACCTTCATGGCCTCGCTGTCCCTCGCGCTCGGCCTCGCCGACACCGTGCAGGCCGAGTCCGGGGGCATCGAGCTGGACACGCTCTTCGTGGACGAGGGCTTCGGGTCCCTGGACTCGCAGACCCTGGACGTGGTCATGGGCGTGGTGGACTCGCTGCGCAGCGGCGGCCGCACCGTCGGCCTGGTCAGCCACGTGGAGCGCATGAGGAACGACGTCCCCACCCGCCTGGCCGTCACCAAGGACCGCCGTGGCTCCACCCTGGCCGTCCATGACGGCGACTGA
- a CDS encoding exonuclease SbcCD subunit D encodes MLLLHTSDWHIGRSFHGTGLLESQRAVLDQLVATVRERGVDAVLLAGDVYDRALPPADAVRLLDGTLAAIRAAGAQVVMTSGNHDSAVRLGFGGALMAGSGVHLRTDPDRLAEPVLLEGRDGERAAVYGIPYLEPRHLGQAWGVDPHHTPVMREAVRRVREDLDARRADPDAGPLASIVLAHLFAAGGAGSEGERDIGEGEHLDGTGQDPEALVGTLGQVPVSVFDGLDYVALGHLHGRQTMAEYVRYSGSPLPYSFGEWRQEKGGWLVHVADGAVTGVEAVDWPGGRQLAVLAGPIAELLGSAEHAWAEDRWVQVTVTDDERPEKALERLRSRFPHVLVFRHEPAGGRRERERTYAQALREAPSDLALTTGFVHHVRERAATEEEAALLDEALSAARGQEARA; translated from the coding sequence ATGCTCCTGCTGCACACCTCCGACTGGCACATCGGCCGCTCGTTCCACGGCACCGGCCTGCTCGAGTCCCAGCGCGCAGTGCTGGACCAGCTCGTGGCCACCGTCCGCGAGCGCGGTGTGGACGCCGTCCTCCTGGCCGGGGACGTCTACGACCGCGCCCTGCCCCCGGCCGACGCCGTGCGTCTGCTGGACGGGACCCTCGCCGCGATCCGGGCCGCGGGGGCGCAGGTGGTGATGACCAGCGGCAACCACGACTCCGCGGTGCGCCTCGGATTCGGCGGCGCCCTGATGGCCGGCTCCGGCGTGCACCTGCGCACGGACCCGGACCGTCTCGCCGAGCCCGTGCTCCTGGAGGGCCGGGACGGGGAGCGCGCGGCGGTCTACGGCATCCCCTACCTGGAGCCGCGCCACCTGGGGCAGGCGTGGGGCGTGGACCCGCACCACACCCCGGTGATGCGGGAGGCCGTGCGCCGCGTCCGGGAGGACCTCGACGCGCGGCGGGCGGATCCCGACGCCGGTCCCCTCGCCTCGATCGTCCTGGCCCACCTCTTCGCGGCCGGCGGCGCCGGGAGCGAGGGGGAGCGGGACATCGGCGAGGGCGAGCACCTCGACGGCACGGGGCAGGACCCCGAGGCGCTCGTGGGCACCCTCGGGCAGGTGCCGGTGAGCGTGTTCGACGGGCTGGACTACGTGGCCCTGGGCCACCTGCACGGGCGGCAGACCATGGCCGAGTACGTCCGCTACTCCGGCTCCCCGCTGCCCTACTCCTTCGGGGAGTGGCGGCAGGAGAAGGGCGGCTGGCTCGTGCACGTCGCCGACGGCGCGGTGACCGGGGTGGAGGCGGTCGACTGGCCCGGCGGCCGGCAGCTCGCCGTGCTGGCCGGCCCGATCGCCGAGCTGCTCGGGTCCGCCGAGCACGCCTGGGCGGAGGACCGCTGGGTCCAGGTCACCGTCACGGACGACGAGCGCCCGGAGAAGGCGCTCGAGCGCCTGCGCTCCCGGTTCCCGCACGTCCTGGTGTTCCGGCACGAGCCCGCCGGCGGCCGGAGGGAGCGGGAGCGGACCTACGCCCAGGCGCTGCGGGAGGCCCCGTCCGACCTGGCTCTCACCACCGGCTTCGTGCACCACGTGCGCGAGCGCGCCGCCACCGAGGAGGAGGCCGCCCTGCTGGACGAGGCCCTCAGCGCCGCCCGAGGGCAGGAGGCCCGGGCATGA